GGGCAGTGGGAGATCAGGGAGAGAGGCTGGGTAGCTGGCAGTGGAGGAAGAAAGGTGGACAGCCATCAGTTGGATGTAAGCAAGTGTCAACACCACCATCCATCTTTACCTAGACACACAAGATATATAACAGTACACTGTAGTTTCTTTGTTTCATGAATCTATAACACTGAAAACACTTTCACAGGTTGCTTGTGTCTAAATTGGCTCATATCTCATGGATAAAAGCATCAGGGAAAGTGATGAAGTGGAAAAAAAACTATCATAAAATTATCATGAGCACAATTTGAATTAAGTAATGTAATAGTAAACTATCTAAGTACAGTAGCAGTGTCATACTGTGTAGTAGAAATATAATTGCAAGAATAGAAAACCACATCAGTCTGAAGGTGACTGTAACTGTTGCCTGACTTGTAGGCATATTTTACATTGATGGCAGCTAGTTATGTATAATCAGTATAATGCTTTTTCTAAAAGTATAATGcttttaattatataaatataattatgtataatgctttttctaaaacaatatttactTCATATTGACGCAATTACATGATACACACCTCATAAATTAGATATGCAAAACGTTAGAAGCAAGATTTAACAAGCAAGCCAGCACTGTGAAAAAGAAAGTGAATTATCTCCTATTCTGGCTCAGTTTTTAGCTTGCGGCTACAGTATAACTTGCTAAGTTTAGTGTATTTACTTTCACAAACTGGTGACAAACTTAGCTTTGTTATCGACACATTGCtgttcacaattttttttattcatttaaacatCGTCCTATATAGAAATAGCCACATACTAATTCAGAAACTGTGTAAGTGGGTAGCTACTGTAGTTAGAGCAGGCCAAAGCTTCTTACAAGCTAACTTAGCAAACGTCAACGTGGTAGTTGTTAAGCGCTGAAAATCtacttatttttaaataatttcatcTATCAAGTGACACTATTAGTAAAACACTGTAATAAGTAATTTTATATATTCCTTACCTCAAATGATTGAATTTGTTTGTGCATCAAATCTGCAAAAGTAAGACTCCAGATCCATTCTTCTGACCATGGCCTAAAATTGCCACTTACTCCATCACATTTGGggctgaataaaaaatattcccGCTGACAATGCTCTAATTAGTTAGATCAGTTTGCAGCTTATGTTGTCAAGTACTTAAGGCAGTTTTCAGATAAGAAATATGTGATTGTACAGCAGAGATATTAAGAATTAGGATTTAGGATTCGTAATTAGAGCGGTCTGGCTGGGTTAGCGAGAGAACTTtacctgtaaaataaataatcctaGCCACGTATGGCGTTGTCCCCAGTTTTCCGCTGGGCCAATTCACCTGTACCTCCGTAGAAGAGTCCCATTCCTTATTGTTATATTTAAATTTAATTTCATCATAGCCttcaatgaatgtggttttgcctatctctacctctcccacctcaaaacaattcaaaacactaaacatCCTACAGTTGACCAAGACAGACCATTGAATTTCCAGCAGCAGTTGTAACCAAACTGTTTAGTCAACAAGAAATGGTCTCGTGACTCAAAGCACGCGATCTTTCCCGCTCATTTTGTGACTAAGGCTTGACTGCGATCCCATTTGTGAATGTATAAAAGAAGACTAAGGCATTCGTCATGGATCAGGATCAGGAACCTGAGACACCACAGAAGAAAAGAGGGcgatataaaatgtatttaagagGGAATACACGGATACCTCGCCCAACTCAACTTAATTGGTTATCTCCAAACCAACTGGCAGTGGTATGCTTTAATTTATAAGTATGCAATAGATACTCTACTAGCAAGCTACACCTTTCTAATTTGAGCATTGTTGTTTTAACCTTATGGCAGCTAAAAACTAACTGCAAAAATTTACAGAAAGGAACAGAAAGTCTAGTTTATTATTGTCTGCtaatttcttaaaatgtataattgtatagcaaatacattttatatgatgTTTAACATTGTTTCTAAAATAATCAGGAGGAATCACAGAAGAAAAGGGGAAGATATAAAGTCTATCTAAGAGAGAATTCCGTAAAGATCCCTTGCCAAACTCAACATAATTGGTCATCTTCAAATCCATTGAGATTGGTAGGTACAACAAATTTGGTGGACTATTGGTATTGTTGCACCACTGGattaaatgtgttaaacatTCTTCACATCCTTTCAAGCAGTGTCTAAGATATGATATTTTTTGAATAAGATGTGCCTGCCAAATTCtgcaaattacagacttcaTATCTACTTTTTATCCTATAGCAGGAAACTGAACTGACAGAAGACCCTCAACTGACAGAGGAAAGAGAGCAGGATAAAGAACTGGCATGGTCAGACAGTGGAAAAGACTGGCTAGATGATGACACAGAGTGGATGGATTCCATAGATGAGGTATAGGTTCTGTACAAATATTGAGATATTGTCACAATGACTGGTTTACCTGATGTAGATGTTATACAATAGGTTAGAATTCAAATCTGTCTTTAGCTTTTAAACACTATGCCAATGTGATAAGTCTATTTTGGTAGAAACAATGTAGTCAATTTACTTTCCAATAGATTGATGAAGAGGGCCAAACTCAAGCAAGAGATGTAATGGACCATGACTCTGACTGGGTGGATGCCTTGGAAGAGGTAGAAGTTAGACTATTGATGTATTTTATATGGTTTACCAGTTTCAGATTTTATGAAACTGAAATAGAATAAACAAAATTCCCCATTGTAAAAGATTCTCTGTCAAGCCTTCTTTTTATGTATTGAGAAAATGTTCCTTCTAGTGCACAGGTCAGTACTTCAGAAACACTAAAGCAAATTGTCTTTTGCTCCAATAGCAGACCTCTGAACTGTCAGAAGAATTCAACAACATCAATGAGATGGGCCGAGATCCAGAGTGCAGCAGCCATTCTAAAGAAGCAGGCTCATTTAATTATTACTATCTTTGTCCTGTGGCAATGTTAGTGGTGTTGCATTTCAAAACATGCTTTCTCTGTTAAATATACTGTTACCAGTTTTACTACCATCTTCCAAGTTTTTGCTTTAACAGAAGTTTTCCAAGATAATAGAGGAGacagaaatgtattattactGTCACAAGTGTAGTATACTCACATCAGTAATATTGATCTAGGGGTTTGTCCTAATGAGCTGTTGTAAATTGCAAATTGTAATATAGATGAGtataaaaaaaaggttaaattgTATTTGCCAATCACATCACAGcttaaagaaaaatgcaaaCTCAAGGATGGAAATGCCCTTGAAGACATCTTTGAAGGGACAGAGATGAAGAACTTGGTTCATAATAAGAAACTAAAATCCAGCGACCAAACTTTGCTGTGGAACTGTGATGGAGTACCAGTTTTTGAGTCTTCAGGATACTCTATCTGGCCAGTTCAAGTTGTGGTAAATGAACTACCTCCAGAACTTCGGAAAAAGCATGTTCTTTTCAATGCACTGTGGTTTGGAAAACACAAGCCAGCTATTGACACTGTATTCAGTAAGATCATTCAGGAGGCAAAGATCCTTGCAGAGAAAGATTCTCATGGAAGTGTGCTGCCACACATCAAGTCATCCACTCTCTGGCATTTTTCCTAACAAGTGCCTGTGACTCTGTTGCTCACCCCAGAATTAAAAACTCCAGTTCAATGGAAAGTTTGGGTGCGACTGGTGTGTGCATCCTGGGGAAATGGTCAGCAAAGGAGCAGGACATGTCCATGCATACCCTTTTCTTTTGCCTGAGCCTGAACCTAGGACTCAAGCACAGTGGAAAGATGATTCCATCACCGCTTTTACCCAACAAGCTCCTGTGAATGGGGTTAAGGGCCCATGCCAATtactttttcttcctctctttaaaATAGTCAAAGGCTTTATGCCCGACTATATGGATTGTGTACTGCTAGGTGTGGTGAAACAGATGGTGACACTTTGGTTAGACCCTCGATACCATCTGAACCCATGGTACTTAGGTAGATATGTGAAACCATAAGGCTATCCATAAGGCCACCTAGAGAAATTAGCCGTGCCCCACGATCCCTCAGTGAGCGACAATACTGGAAGGCTACAGAATGGAAATCATTTTTGCTTTATTACTCCATGTTCATGTTGCTCAATGAGGTAGCAAGTCCGTACTATCAGCACTGGTGTCTGCTTGTTTTTTCTGTTCACTTTCTTTTGCAACCAACGGTAACTAAAGAAATGTTGGAAAAGTACTTTTCCTTGACAGAAAAACATATGTTGTGCCTCTTGCCAACAATGTTGAGTCTGATTGATGTTTTTCAAGAACATATCAATGCAGTGTTTGACAAGATCCTGAACCAAAAGCATGCAAATTGCCCTTCATTCATGTGAATTTTGCATGGTTTTATAGCATTGTCCTCacaaaaatgcattcaaaaGAGCAAACTTTACCTTTTATGGAGAGGTGAACGCCGTTGTCCACACTGGCACTCAATCATATTCTTAAATATTCATTAGAAATACAACAGTATTTTTCTCCAGATCAAGGTGTACAGTTGACAGTGTTGTGGAAAAAAAACTTTGGtttcataaaatacattgttatgGGGCGTTATTTTGTTTAACTACTTAGTCCAAATGGTTTTATCTAAATAGTTGTATAATATTATAtgctgtatgtttttatataaataaaatgtaaattatacatttggaTTGAATATAAAATTGAATAGCTCATGTAATAAAACATATGACTACATTGTAACATTTAACTATCTTTAAagcatgtttatatatatatatatatatatatatatatatatatatatatgtacatatacatatatatacatatacacatacatacatacacatatatacacatatacacatacttatatacatatatatatatatatatatatatatatacacacacacacacacacacacacacacatatacatatatatatatatatatatatatatatatatatatatatatatatatatatatatatacatattcactacatttaaaaaacaaaattaattatAATAAGGCACAAAACATCCAGTATCCTGCTAACCTACTGTGCATCTTTACAAAGTACaagatttttctatttaaacTACAAtatagattttatgtttcttatGATATTATAccacattattttttatttctgtggtAATATACCACATAAAATATTTGGTACCacacaataaaagaaaatgttctaCATTACCACATGACCTTTCTGTTGTATTCTTGTCATTGCAGCAGGTGTTAATATTCCTGTGGTACTTTATGACACAAATTTGAAGTACCATATGTACCACAGGGTTACCACAGGACAAGTCTAAAGTACTACAAGACATTtttgatcacacacacattgaaataaagAGGTCTGTGTAGTAGctcttcactaagagcacacatcaGACAATATCTtaactaagtaatattaaatgaaatggctaAAGGCagtttttttcatgtttattctAGCATAATCAAAGAGATGTGGTGTCAATCAGTGCACACCAAATGCAGTAAATGTGATTTACAAGCGACTTCCTgagaattttttaaatatatatatttatcggGTATATCTATATATAGATGTGATAGTCGGGTGAccatatgagcttgttggacatcccattccaataCCGTGTGCATGGTTTTCCTCAAatgtgaggggaaaaaaattacatttcctcacatttgaaatcaaacctactCCCCTGGTTAAGGCCAGGTAAATACAAATGACAGAATaccaaacaacaaaatatatatgtataacaGAAATACAGAGCATGCCACTCCGTCAACACCAGGTACCTGGGAAGGGGTCACCAGGACGACTGAACTGACAGAACACACGAAATATTCCCACTCAATTCTAGTTGCGCAAAGAacgtcatacattttttcaccAGGCGTGTCCTAACGGAAGACGTCAAATCCCATCCCCTCCCCTTAGCAACAGAAGCAAGATGGCGGCGCCCAGTAATGCTGGTTATTCTCCCGAGATATCGACTCCGTTAAAGATACCGAAAACAGAAGTGCCATCACCAGAATCGGGAGATTTAAGCGATAGCAATCAATATCATTCCAATCCCTCAACACCTAATCGGTTTTCGCCTCTTAACGTAGGTTTGTCGATTTCTGGGAGCGCAGGCCGAAGTGGATCGGCCTGTGCCTCAAATAGCTTCACTGCTTGCCGAGGGATGTCGTGGACCCCATCCGAAACAAACGCTCTTATAGCAGTGTGGGGAAACGAAAGGTTAACGGAGGCTCGAATGCAGCAGCTGGAGGTTGCAGGCACTGTTTTCTCTGGAAAAGCTCCTGGTCCCGCTATGTACGAACGGGTTTCAAGAGCCCTAGCTGAGCTCGGATACGAAAGGACCCCATCCCAATGCAGGGAGAGGATGAAGGTAATTGGGGACAGAGTAAGCATGTTCATCTATCACATAGGTATCAATTTGTTAGATGCTTGCTGCTGTTGCTTTCCAGAAAACGTTGTGCCATCTTCAGGTTGTTGGCAGTGCTAGCTTTCTATGCCATTTGATGATGTGATTATAGCTACTGTATCTAGCTAACTAGCCTAGCTATTAATTTAAAGTGAATAATATGTCCACCTACCCACTGCACAGTCTATTTTTCTGCCTTCAAAGCAAATATATACACAACCGTTAAAAACTTTGGGGTCACTTTTTGGAAGAAAAGCATattctttgtccattaaaataacatgaaattgatcataaatacactgtagaccttgtaaatgactattgcagCTGGAAACGGTTgcattttaatggaatatctacagaggcccattactATCCACAATCAGTCGTgggttccaatggcatgttgtgtttgctaatccaagtttataattttaaagggATAATTGATAATTATCTGTTTGCAATTATGAAAACCtgtttgcaattatgttagcacagttgaaaactcttatgctgattaaagaagcaagaATACTGAcatcctttagactagttgtgTTTTGGagaatcagcaattgtgggttttgattacaagctcaaaatggccagaataGAAAagggagtgggaggccccagtgcacaactgagcaagaggacaaatacattagtttgagaaacagatgcttcacaggtcctcaactggcagcttcattaaatagcatccacaaaacaccagtctcaatttcaacagtgaagaggtgcctctgggatgctggcctgcCAGGCAGagctgcaaagaaaaatacatctcATACTGGCcaataacaaagaaaatattaaaatgggcaaaataacacagacactggactgaggaagattggaagaaagtgttatggacagactaaTCTTAGTTTGAGTtatttggatcacaaagaacatttgtgagacagaTCAAATTAAAAGAtcctggaggagtgcttgacgccatctgtcaagcatggtggaggcaatgtgatggacTGGGGTTGTTTTGGTGGttgtaaagtgggagatttttACGTGGTAAGAGGGTTCTTGAAGAATGAAGGCtatgcaatgccatgccataccctgtggatggctcttgattggagccaatgtcctcctacaacaagacaatgaccccaagcacagCTCTTAACTATGCAagtactatttagggaagatgcagtcagctggtattctgtctataatggagtggccagcacagtcaccggatcacAACCCTACTgaactgttgtgggagcagcttgaccgtgtggtatgtaagaagtgcccttcaagccaatccaacttgtggcaggtgcttcaggaagcattgaGTGACATATCTTCAAATTAtctaattgctgcaaatggaggattctttgacaaaagcaaagattGTCATTTCAATTaagtatcattatttctaaccttgtcaatgactgtaTGTtatcatggaaaacaaggacatttctaagtgaccccagacTTGTGaatggtaatgtgtgtgtgtgtgtgtctgtgtctctctgtgtgtgtatgtatacaggtgcatctcaaacaATTAGAATATCATGGAAAAGTTTGTCCTTAAGTCcgtaatgcaaataaataagTGATATAtattctacagtggggagaacaagtatttgataaactgccaattttgcgggttttcctacttacaaagcatgtagaggtctgtaatttttatcataggtacacttcaactgcgagagactaaatctaaaacaaaaatccagaaaatcactttatgatttttaaacaattaatttgcattttattgcgtgacataattatttgatcacctaccaaccagtaagaattccgtcactcacagacctgttagtttttctttaagaagcctgtTCTCcattattacctgtattaactgcacatgttttAACTCGTtgcttgtataaaagacacctgtccgcaCACTCAAtccaacagactccaacctcttcacaatggccaagaccagagggctgtgtaaggacatcagggataaaattgtagacctgcacaaggataggatgggctacaggacaataggcaagcagcttggtgagaaggcaacaactgttggcccaattattagaaaatggaagaagttcaagatgacggtcaatctccctctgtctggggctccatgcaagatcttgcagtgatcatgaggaaggtgagggatcagcccagaactacacgacaggacctggtcaatgacctgaagagagctgggaccacagtctcaaagaaaaccattagtaacacactacgccgatattggattaaaatcctgcagcgcatgcaaggtccccctgctcaagccagcgcatgtccaggcccgtctgaagtttgccaatgaccatctggatgatccggaggaggaatgggagaaggtcatgtggtctgatgagacaaaaatacagctttttggtctaaactccacttgccgtctttggaggaagaagaaggatgagtacaaccccaagaacaccatcccaaccgtaaagcatggaggtggaaacataattctttggggatgcttttctgcaaaggggacaggacgactgcaccgtattgaggggaggatggatggggccatgtatcgcgagatcgggccaacaacctccttccttcattaagagctttgaagatgggtcgtggctgggtcttccagcatgacgacGACCCGAaacccacagccagggcaactaaggggggtctccgtaagaagcatctcaaggtcctggagtggcctagccagtctccagacctgaacccaatagaaaatctttggagggagctgaaagtctgtattgcccagcgacagccccgaaacctgaaggatctggagaaggtctgtatggaggagtgggccaaaatccctgctgcagtgtgtgcaaacctggtcaagaactacaggaaacgtatgatctctgtaattgcaaacaaaggtttctgtacaaaatattaagttctacttttctgatgtatcaaatacttatgtcatgaaataaaatgcaaattaattacttaaaaatcatacaatgtgattttctggatttttgttttagattacgtcactcacagttgaagagtacctatgataaaaatgacagacttctacatgctttgtaagttggaaaatctgcaaaatcggcagtgtatcaaatacttgttctccccactgtacattattaCACATAacgtgaaacatttcaagccttttttgtttcaatcttaaTGATTACAGCTTATTAGCTGATTAGtgctcttctcaggtcaacatttctgtattatacattttttattttaatattttaagatactggatttttgatttccatgagctgtgaGCCGTAATCATCAATATTGGGAAAAaagaacttttccacaatattcaaattatttgagatgtacctgtgtgtgtgtgtgtgtgtgtgtgtgtgtgtgtgtgtgtgtgtgtgtgtgtgtgtgtgtgtgtgtgtgtgtgtgtgtgtgtgtgtgtgtgtgtgtgtgtgtgtgtgtgtgtgtgtgtgtgtgtgtgtgtgtgtgtgtgtatctgaaaAACCTGTTTTTAATATCAGAGTGAAAGAGTATAATATTTCTGTGCCAGTGCAGGCACAACCAGATTGGCTTTCCAAGAATGGTTGAATTTACCTGAATTGTCAGGTCTGACTTCAAACTTTAATCTGGTTAAAAAGAGACACAGCTTGAATATTGCTACCTATCAATAATTGCCAACCAAATCTATTGAGCATGAGCATTTCTGTCAACAGCAATGCATGTCTGTTGCCTTAAGAgttgtaaacatttgattgaatatTATTCCAAATAATTTACAGCTATAAATGAGGGCTGTCAAAGATGCTTCCACCATTTAATATCTCTGGATGTAAGATACATCTTCACTTTTAATAACTCTGGAATCAATACATCCTCACTTTGTATTCGAAACAGAGTGTACTATATTTTTTACCCATctccaaagtttttttttattgcatatcTTAGGAGGGCAGGGGATAAAATAAAGGATTGAGTTATTACACAAGCACACTTCACTTAGTTGATATTTCCTAAAGGAAACATGCTAGAGCAATTTTGCCTAATACGATCTTGTTAGCTTGTGCTTGGCATTGCCCACCTCCTTTCCTAGGTTCTGCCCACTTGACTACACCAGCCTCCAACAGCTTATGGGCAAAAATGTTTAGCTCTAACAGTATTTTCCTATAGATCACTTAATAGATAACAACACTAACTTCAAGATCTTTCTCTGATGTTCGCACATCCATTTTGACCCCCAGACGCTGCGCCGGTGCTACAGCCGAGTGAAGGAGCACGGCATTGGCAAGAGGAAGAGCAGCTACTCCATCGAGCAGTTGGAGAAAGTGTTTGGCCAGGGAGGCTGGGACTCCCAGACATGTGCCCCCGTCCTCATCAACAGCAGTGGTCTGTACCAGGAGATGGAGTCTGATGGCAGCACAATGGAGGACTTCTCCCAGGAAGATTGGTGCAACCAGGTGCTGGCCTCTGCCTtccaggagggagagatggagactgGTTAGTGCTGTTAATGATGACAAAAGTGGGCAATAATGATGGGGTCAGCAGTCTTATTCTGGTTAAATGAGTGGTTAAGTCTGTCAAGGGAGCTGATAAGGGTGACTACGGGAATATGAGATATTTTTGGAAGCCATGTCAGTAATGTGTGGACTTTCTTCAGTATCTGGAAAGCAGGAGTTTCATAGGAGTAATATGTTTTCTAAGCCTGTCAGGCAgtgttttatgtgtttattttaatgttaataaaacacacatttctttcatttcctcAGAGGAAACACAGCCGGTAAAGAATGCCAGAGTCCTGCAGCTTCAACCTGAGCCCTCGAAGCAAGTGcagtatgtttttttaatagaatAAATTATACATGAGGAGACTGTGTAGcaatgaaatacaatgaaatgtgtCTATTAGGGCTGCTTGAGATGGGATACAAATCTGGGGATTTTGTTTCTAGATATTGGGAATACAATTTCACATGAGATATGATAAACAAAAATTCAGGTGTCCTTGTGATTCAGgtgtcttgatctggtggttctctatccacaccttgattgacctggctgtgtggcatggagcattgtcctgctggaaaaaccaattctcagagttggggaacattgtcagagcagaaggaagcaggtgttcttccggGATAACCTTgcacttggcttgattcatgcgtccttcacaaagacaaatctgcccgattccagccttgctgaagcatccccagatcatcaccgatcctccaccaaatttcacagtgggtatgagacactgtggcttgtaggcctctccaggtcaccgtctaaccattagacgactaggtgttgggcaaagctgaaaatttgacctggtcagagaagatgaccttaccccattcctctacggtccaatccttacagtctttggcaaacttcagcctggctcttctttgcttctcattgatgaagggctttttctaGCTTtccacaacttcagccctgcccctaggagcctgtttcgaaccgtcctcgccgtgcacttcaccccagctgctgtttgcctttctttttgtaggtcacttgtgacatcctacggttgttgagtgacatttgaatgagttggcGGTCATCTCGGTtggtggacagtcgttttctcCCTCTACCAGTCTGAAGCTTGGTTGtctccaatgtctgttgcttgaccttgttcttatgatcCGCCGTCTTTgatattttcaggatggaagcaacctgacgctcattGTATCCCACTGCCAGTAAAGCTAGAATTGAAcccttttttttcctcactcaaagcttttctttttaactcttttgtcattctgaatagtttttttttattacctttgaggtactacttgcactgtttttgcatccagctggtcctgttgcaagaggatagtgatgaccacagcagtggtttttatacttttccttgttaaattagatttggttcaggtaagcacctaatcagtacctcattaagtacaATGAGGTGTGCCTTTGTTGGAATTtaatggaatggaatggctgccatgctgatttaagaaaaagttACACTACAGGAAAAGGTTTTTTTAGTCCGATCATGCTgagatagagctttttggccaaaGTGAGGTGGTGCAAACCTACCACTGCTCATGCCTCTACACACACTGTCTCCGCAGTGAAGTGTGGTGGTGAAAGCATCATGCTGTTGGAATGCTTCTTATCAGCAGGGCATGGGCATCTTGTACTGACAAATGTACAGGAAAATACTGCAAGAGAATTAGAGAGAAAATGCCAAAGAAATTCTGCTTGGGAGGAATTTCAGCTGTACAAGGCTCCCaaacacaaggccaaagcaacattggagtgcctcaaaaacaaaaaggcgAGTGTACTAGAATTGCCCTCAATCCCAGTATCTATGACAGTATTTTAAAATCACGGTCCATAAGCGTCATCCAACCCATCGGAACAAACTAAAGCAATTCTATAAAGGAGAATggccaacaacacatttcagtttatttctatATCCAAATATTTCCCAATATGAAGCCAATTTCACCCAAGTATAATtgattttgtctgtctgttttaataaaatatcaTCATACTTTCTCTTCTCATTACCAAAACTCCACTAGTTCAAACCTCATCTTGACCATTCTTGTATTTCTGTCCATCTCAGGAAACAAGAGGTCATGCAGAATGTGGTGCGCATCC
This genomic window from Esox lucius isolate fEsoLuc1 chromosome 7, fEsoLuc1.pri, whole genome shotgun sequence contains:
- the LOC109615922 gene encoding uncharacterized protein LOC109615922 — encoded protein: MDQDQEPETPQKKRGRYKMYLRGNTRIPRPTQLNWLSPNQLAVEESQKKRGRYKVYLRENSVKIPCQTQHNWSSSNPLRLQETELTEDPQLTEEREQDKELAWSDSGKDWLDDDTEWMDSIDEIDEEGQTQARDVMDHDSDWVDALEEQTSELSEEFNNINEMGRDPECSSHSKEAGSFNYYYLCPVAIIKNSSSMESLGATGVCILGKWSAKEQDMSMHTLFFCLSLNLGLKHSGKMIPSPLLPNKLL